A window of the Xiashengella succiniciproducens genome harbors these coding sequences:
- a CDS encoding PG0541 family transporter-associated protein, with translation MKSVFIVFNQSNTERVEYILDYLNIKGFTFFEQVQGRGSDTGEPRRGNHTWPELNSAIITVVEDDKVDELLKTVHKLDLRNKEIGIRAFVWDIVKYY, from the coding sequence ATGAAGTCAGTTTTTATAGTATTCAATCAGTCCAACACCGAGCGTGTGGAATACATACTCGACTACCTGAACATCAAGGGTTTTACATTCTTTGAGCAGGTTCAGGGCCGTGGTAGTGATACCGGTGAACCGAGGCGTGGTAACCACACCTGGCCAGAGTTGAACTCAGCCATTATCACTGTGGTGGAGGACGACAAGGTTGACGAATTACTCAAGACAGTACACAAGCTCGACCTGAGAAACAAAGAAATCGGTATCAGAGCTTTTGTATGGGATATCGTCAAGTATTACTAG
- a CDS encoding efflux RND transporter periplasmic adaptor subunit — protein MKNILTNRTMNSLYKYILSAGLIVAMASCGGETKDASADEQRVENVKVLKLEEVTIERDFSVSTTLEGYENVSISPSLTGIIEHIYVEVGTQVSPGTLLVRMDQTQLNSVKLAFSNASVEFDRVSVLNETGAVSKQVYDQTKLAYDQTKENLEFLTANTFVKSPIRGVVSARNFEPGELYAGNPPILEITQTHILKALIAIPESYVPYIKTGMKLAITSDIYRDQEFEGVVEIVYPTIDPNTHTFNVKVRIPNADGKLKPGMYVKTSMNLEAVNAIMVPYQAVLKLIGSNERYVFINRDGNAKRTNVTLGKRIDDMVEIQSSEIAPGDEIVVTGQARLVDGVKLNIVE, from the coding sequence ATGAAAAATATATTAACAAACAGGACTATGAACAGCTTGTACAAATACATCTTATCGGCAGGTCTTATTGTTGCCATGGCCTCTTGCGGCGGGGAAACTAAGGATGCCTCAGCTGACGAACAACGTGTTGAGAATGTAAAGGTGTTAAAACTCGAGGAAGTCACTATTGAAAGGGATTTCAGCGTGTCCACAACACTTGAAGGGTATGAAAATGTTAGTATTTCACCTTCATTGACAGGAATCATCGAGCATATATATGTAGAAGTTGGTACTCAGGTAAGTCCCGGTACTTTGCTGGTTCGTATGGATCAAACCCAGCTTAACAGTGTAAAGCTGGCATTTTCAAATGCCAGCGTCGAGTTCGACCGTGTATCGGTATTAAATGAGACAGGAGCTGTTTCAAAGCAGGTTTATGACCAAACCAAACTTGCATACGATCAGACCAAAGAAAACCTTGAATTCCTTACTGCTAACACTTTTGTAAAATCACCTATCAGGGGTGTTGTTTCAGCTAGGAACTTCGAACCGGGTGAACTTTATGCCGGTAATCCTCCGATTCTTGAGATCACACAGACTCACATTCTGAAGGCTCTTATCGCTATACCTGAAAGCTATGTTCCTTACATCAAAACAGGGATGAAGCTTGCTATCACTTCAGATATATACAGAGATCAGGAGTTTGAAGGAGTGGTTGAGATTGTATATCCTACAATCGATCCCAATACTCACACATTCAATGTAAAGGTTAGAATCCCCAATGCAGATGGTAAGCTTAAACCTGGTATGTATGTCAAGACTTCTATGAATCTTGAGGCTGTCAATGCCATCATGGTTCCATATCAGGCTGTACTTAAGCTTATAGGTTCAAACGAACGTTATGTTTTCATCAACAGGGATGGCAATGCCAAGAGAACCAATGTTACTCTGGGTAAGCGCATTGATGACATGGTAGAAATTCAATCCAGCGAAATAGCTCCGGGTGACGAGATTGTTGTTACAGGACAGGCACGTCTGGTTGATGGAGTAAAGTTGAACATTGTTGAGTAA
- a CDS encoding LytR/AlgR family response regulator transcription factor, translated as MIQNKYKCIVIDDEFLARKLLADYISKIPQFTLVNTFDSPMAAIDTIASGEIDVIFTDIEMPDMSGMDFIRNMSSPSDPVIVFVTAYPQYAVQGFEVNATEYLLKPVSFPRFVKAVNKITTLLTLRKRLESLPNEDHALPEPQKEKDFIIVRSDRKIVKLHYDDIYYIEGALEYVTFHTAEGKLMGLFSLRNLESELPADRFMRIHKSYIVALDKIKEIDGNQVMVGDNTIIVSKAMRPVLLEYFAGRKHL; from the coding sequence ATGATTCAGAACAAATACAAATGCATAGTAATCGATGATGAGTTTCTCGCAAGGAAGCTCCTGGCCGACTATATTTCAAAGATTCCGCAGTTCACCCTTGTCAATACCTTCGACTCCCCCATGGCTGCAATTGATACTATTGCAAGCGGCGAGATAGATGTGATATTCACGGATATAGAAATGCCTGATATGTCGGGAATGGACTTTATCAGGAATATGTCATCTCCTTCAGACCCCGTTATTGTATTTGTTACTGCATACCCGCAATATGCAGTGCAGGGCTTTGAGGTCAATGCTACTGAATACCTGCTGAAGCCTGTTTCTTTCCCGCGTTTTGTAAAGGCTGTCAACAAAATCACAACCCTGCTTACACTTCGCAAAAGACTGGAATCCTTGCCAAATGAAGATCATGCACTGCCGGAACCGCAAAAGGAAAAGGATTTTATAATAGTACGATCAGACCGAAAGATAGTCAAACTGCACTACGACGATATTTACTATATTGAGGGAGCCCTTGAATATGTTACCTTTCACACGGCTGAAGGAAAGCTGATGGGATTGTTCTCATTGCGTAATCTGGAAAGCGAACTTCCTGCTGACAGATTTATGCGGATACATAAATCCTATATAGTAGCTCTGGACAAGATAAAAGAGATAGATGGCAATCAGGTAATGGTCGGTGACAATACTATTATAGTTAGCAAAGCCATGCGACCAGTGCTTCTCGAGTACTTTGCAGGGCGTAAGCACTTATAA
- a CDS encoding efflux RND transporter permease subunit, with the protein MSIFKTSINKPVTTALIFVAVIILGLYSLVLLPVDQYPEIEPPYISVMTSYPGANASEVETNVSRLLENTLNSVDGLKEITSSSQDNMSMVVLELEWGTNMDEVINDVRSYIDMVKDALPSGAQTPFIFKFSTSMMPVMMYSVTADQSYPGLDKLLNDVVMPQLNRVDGIGNISIIGAPERFVYVDIDQEKLDAYGIPLELVGSAISRNNLNMSSGTVKMPKDQYQLQVRSEYIESKELESIVVTTTPEGRQVFVRDIASVRDTIKDLTLDEKINGRDGVRIMISKQSGANTVEISKEIKKEMEDIVKILPSDVQISIIYDSADTIQDSIASLAETIYLALIFVVLVILVFLGRWRATIIIAVTIPIALVVSFIYLAIADSSLNIISLSSLTIAIGMVVDDAIVVLENIMKYIERGSSPREAAIYATNEVWVSVLASTLVIIAVFFPLTTLGGVAGIMFKELGWIVTVVIATSLAVAVSLTPMMSSRLLKGRKLKVLDNGEVTFEEEKDTWYQRNIVGFLNKVDLWYAQILRKVLQHKTATLLIAVIFFVVSLIPVIVGWLGTDFMQQTDMNRLSVTVELHRGTRVDETLKTARRLEARFFELAPEITQIATTAGSNDEASISALFSSSSNNKISMTIVCVDKRERERSVFQIAEVLRQEMATYPEIIDYQAIIQSGMGSGVSGVNVEIYGHDFDQTNILADQVSRLIREKVPGARDITISRDEDRAELKIDLDKVKLARHGLDAATVSSYVYNRVTGMLSGYLKEDGDEYDIVVRLKEKDRNSITAIENLSIPLPAGGTTKLRELGSVSEYYAPPTIERQSRQRIVSVQVTPFEVSLGELAKEIEAVMATVEVPQGITVRLGGEYEDLEETFSDLILLFLLIVILVYIVMASQFESFSKPFIIMMSVPFAISGVILALFITGISLDMIGALGAIMLVGIVVKNGIVLVDFTNLMRDRGYELNEAIALSGASRLRPVLMTACTTILGMLPMALSVGAGSEMWRPMGVVIIGGLTVSTVVTLIVVPVLYGIFSRHGERDKAQKVRKEYVFVNFQVGDDYKR; encoded by the coding sequence ATGAGTATATTTAAAACATCTATAAATAAACCGGTTACAACAGCTTTGATCTTTGTAGCCGTAATTATTCTGGGACTTTATTCACTCGTGCTGTTGCCGGTGGATCAGTATCCGGAAATAGAGCCCCCTTACATTTCGGTAATGACATCTTACCCTGGTGCCAATGCCAGTGAGGTTGAGACCAATGTATCGAGACTGCTTGAAAACACTCTTAATTCTGTTGACGGGCTTAAGGAGATTACATCTTCATCTCAGGACAATATGTCAATGGTAGTTCTTGAGCTGGAATGGGGTACCAACATGGATGAAGTAATCAACGATGTAAGGTCGTATATTGACATGGTCAAGGATGCTCTTCCAAGTGGTGCACAGACCCCTTTCATTTTCAAGTTCAGCACCAGCATGATGCCTGTCATGATGTACTCTGTTACCGCTGATCAAAGTTATCCGGGACTTGACAAGCTTCTGAATGACGTTGTAATGCCACAGCTAAACAGGGTTGACGGTATTGGTAACATTTCAATAATTGGTGCTCCCGAGCGTTTCGTCTATGTTGATATTGACCAGGAGAAACTTGATGCCTATGGCATACCGCTTGAATTGGTAGGTAGTGCCATTAGCAGAAACAACCTGAATATGTCTTCGGGTACTGTAAAGATGCCCAAAGATCAATATCAGCTTCAGGTAAGGAGTGAATATATTGAAAGTAAAGAACTAGAGAGTATAGTAGTAACCACAACACCCGAAGGTCGTCAGGTGTTTGTTCGTGATATTGCTTCTGTTCGTGATACTATCAAGGACCTTACACTTGATGAAAAGATCAATGGTCGCGACGGTGTACGTATTATGATTTCCAAGCAGTCAGGAGCAAATACAGTAGAGATCAGTAAGGAGATAAAGAAGGAGATGGAGGATATTGTAAAGATTCTGCCTTCTGATGTTCAGATCTCAATAATTTATGACTCTGCTGACACTATTCAGGATTCAATCGCCAGCCTTGCCGAAACTATCTACCTTGCATTGATATTCGTAGTATTGGTAATTCTGGTCTTCCTTGGGCGTTGGAGGGCTACCATCATCATTGCAGTAACAATACCTATTGCTCTGGTAGTATCCTTTATTTACCTGGCCATAGCCGACAGTTCGCTAAACATCATCTCGCTGTCGTCACTGACGATAGCAATCGGTATGGTTGTGGACGATGCCATCGTGGTACTGGAAAATATAATGAAGTATATCGAGCGTGGATCCAGTCCTCGTGAGGCAGCTATCTATGCTACCAATGAGGTTTGGGTATCAGTCCTTGCTTCAACTCTTGTAATTATCGCAGTATTCTTCCCACTTACCACACTTGGTGGTGTTGCAGGTATCATGTTTAAAGAGCTGGGTTGGATCGTAACTGTGGTAATCGCAACATCACTTGCTGTTGCAGTTTCATTGACACCTATGATGAGTAGCCGCCTTCTGAAAGGTCGCAAACTTAAAGTATTGGATAATGGTGAAGTAACCTTTGAAGAAGAAAAGGATACCTGGTATCAGAGAAATATTGTTGGATTCCTTAATAAGGTTGACCTGTGGTATGCTCAGATATTGAGGAAGGTATTGCAGCATAAGACTGCAACCTTGCTGATAGCAGTGATTTTCTTTGTAGTAAGTTTGATACCTGTTATCGTAGGATGGCTTGGTACTGACTTTATGCAGCAGACTGATATGAACCGTTTGTCAGTGACCGTAGAGTTGCATCGCGGTACACGTGTTGATGAGACACTTAAGACAGCACGTAGGCTGGAGGCCAGGTTCTTCGAACTTGCACCAGAGATTACACAGATTGCTACTACTGCAGGTTCAAATGATGAGGCCAGTATATCTGCTCTGTTCAGCTCATCATCCAACAACAAGATCTCAATGACTATTGTTTGTGTTGACAAGAGGGAACGTGAAAGAAGTGTATTCCAAATTGCCGAAGTTCTTCGTCAGGAAATGGCTACATACCCTGAGATTATTGACTATCAGGCAATAATACAGAGTGGCATGGGTAGTGGTGTTTCTGGAGTTAACGTAGAAATCTACGGTCACGATTTTGATCAGACCAATATATTGGCTGATCAGGTTAGTCGCCTGATCAGGGAGAAAGTACCCGGAGCCCGTGACATTACAATCAGCCGTGACGAGGATCGTGCAGAGCTAAAGATTGACCTTGATAAAGTTAAACTGGCCCGCCATGGTCTTGATGCAGCCACTGTATCATCCTATGTTTACAATCGTGTTACCGGTATGCTATCAGGCTACCTGAAAGAAGACGGAGACGAATACGATATAGTAGTTCGTTTGAAGGAAAAGGACAGAAACTCTATCACAGCAATAGAGAACCTTTCCATACCTCTTCCTGCAGGTGGGACAACTAAGCTTCGTGAGCTTGGTTCGGTATCAGAGTACTATGCACCTCCGACAATCGAGCGTCAAAGCCGTCAACGTATAGTATCTGTTCAGGTTACTCCATTTGAGGTATCACTTGGTGAGCTAGCCAAGGAGATTGAAGCAGTAATGGCTACCGTAGAGGTTCCTCAAGGAATTACGGTTCGCCTTGGTGGTGAGTATGAAGATCTGGAAGAGACATTCTCTGATCTTATCTTGCTTTTCCTTCTGATTGTAATATTGGTTTACATTGTGATGGCATCACAGTTTGAGTCATTCTCCAAGCCATTTATCATTATGATGTCAGTACCTTTTGCGATTTCGGGTGTAATCTTAGCCCTGTTTATAACAGGAATATCGCTCGATATGATTGGTGCACTAGGTGCAATTATGCTTGTGGGTATCGTCGTTAAGAACGGTATTGTACTTGTGGACTTTACCAACCTGATGCGTGACCGTGGCTATGAACTGAACGAAGCAATTGCCCTTTCAGGAGCATCCCGTCTTCGTCCGGTATTGATGACAGCATGTACCACAATTTTGGGTATGTTGCCAATGGCATTGAGCGTTGGTGCTGGTTCTGAAATGTGGCGTCCTATGGGTGTCGTAATCATCGGTGGTCTTACAGTATCAACTGTAGTAACCCTTATAGTAGTACCAGTATTATACGGTATCTTCTCAAGACATGGAGAACGCGACAAGGCCCAGAAGGTAAGGAAGGAATATGTATTCGTTAACTTCCAGGTTGGAGATGACTACAAGAGATAA
- a CDS encoding cupin domain-containing protein yields MELRLRGKYFHIHNKDEETYIVIKGSGYFQVDDDCFPIKEGSVIRVAPAGVRGLCNSSDEEMVYMCIQSKENSLEEFSSEDGQRVSATPKWNLNR; encoded by the coding sequence TTGGAACTGAGATTAAGGGGAAAGTATTTTCATATCCACAACAAAGACGAGGAAACATACATAGTAATAAAAGGATCTGGTTATTTTCAGGTCGATGACGATTGCTTTCCAATTAAGGAAGGTAGTGTAATCAGAGTTGCTCCGGCAGGAGTCAGAGGTTTATGCAATTCCTCAGACGAGGAAATGGTATATATGTGCATTCAGTCAAAAGAAAATTCACTTGAAGAGTTTAGCTCTGAGGATGGACAAAGGGTGTCTGCAACACCGAAATGGAATCTGAATAGATAA
- a CDS encoding HAMP domain-containing protein, whose translation MINYFVTKSIYNGIARTISYTREIAEGNLNACIDMDQEDEIGTLTKAIEAMVSKLREVVRSIGMGSDEIAAASQQVSAGSLQISKGANEQAVSAEEIAGISRSTIAATAETDKILHELIPDVIKTIDLVKEIAAASSEQKAGVEQVNNAIHLLNNIIQENAASAEELATGAEELANQSDQLRLMISYFRHEME comes from the coding sequence GTGATTAACTATTTCGTCACCAAGTCCATTTATAATGGAATTGCAAGGACAATCAGTTATACACGTGAGATTGCAGAAGGAAATCTGAATGCCTGCATAGATATGGATCAGGAGGATGAGATTGGTACCTTGACAAAGGCTATTGAGGCGATGGTAAGCAAGTTGCGTGAGGTAGTAAGGAGTATCGGCATGGGCTCCGATGAGATTGCTGCAGCTAGTCAGCAGGTAAGTGCCGGTTCGCTTCAAATATCCAAAGGAGCCAACGAGCAGGCAGTATCGGCAGAGGAGATTGCCGGCATTTCAAGAAGTACTATTGCAGCAACAGCTGAGACCGATAAGATATTGCATGAGCTGATACCTGATGTTATTAAAACAATAGACCTTGTAAAGGAAATAGCTGCAGCAAGTTCAGAGCAAAAGGCGGGTGTTGAGCAGGTCAATAATGCAATACATTTGCTCAATAACATTATACAGGAGAATGCGGCTTCTGCAGAAGAGCTTGCCACAGGTGCTGAAGAACTGGCCAATCAGTCTGATCAGCTCAGATTAATGATATCATATTTCAGACATGAAATGGAATAG
- a CDS encoding TolC family protein — protein MRNKILVLLSLVVFGFGTVTAQEKLQLTLSQAQELALAHNREVQNASLDIRIAQAARWQTIATMLPQVSASLDYNSLFGYRIDFGGQSILMANSGTFTGTAAIAFSGAQVVAVQMQNIAAEMADITKKQTEQTVLNQVKLLYFSALVTEETVSLLEKNLQNLEKMKTYTESAVVVGISEQTDADRIAVQVASMKNGVNSARRSLEMVYNSIRLALGTDVNTEIELVQGVEELLSVDDAVALLDTEFMLGNNYNYQLLEVSTKLSEKQVALKKWAFAPSLTTYYSFTKKKIFSDEFSFDMTPPNALGVSLSIPIFSSWSRMKAVDEARLNLEKQRNTFDATREALIIQHKQLAYNLTSNFENYETQKENLVVVQRVFDNVTKKYEQGMASSLDLTSSGTELVTAQSTYVQALLNLVTAQIELENLLNNRK, from the coding sequence ATGCGAAACAAAATTCTGGTATTATTATCATTAGTAGTGTTTGGATTTGGGACGGTTACAGCACAAGAGAAGCTGCAGCTGACACTGAGTCAGGCTCAGGAACTTGCTTTAGCTCACAACCGTGAAGTTCAGAATGCTTCTCTAGACATCAGGATTGCACAAGCCGCTCGTTGGCAGACTATTGCAACCATGCTTCCACAGGTAAGTGCTAGCCTGGACTACAATAGTTTGTTTGGTTACCGAATTGATTTCGGTGGTCAGTCCATTCTTATGGCAAACTCCGGTACATTTACCGGTACGGCTGCCATAGCGTTCAGCGGAGCTCAGGTAGTTGCCGTTCAGATGCAGAATATAGCCGCTGAAATGGCCGATATTACAAAAAAGCAAACAGAGCAGACAGTTCTCAATCAAGTTAAACTCCTTTACTTTTCAGCACTAGTAACAGAGGAAACAGTTTCACTTTTGGAAAAGAATCTTCAGAACCTTGAGAAGATGAAGACCTATACCGAGAGTGCTGTTGTTGTTGGTATTTCAGAACAAACAGATGCTGACAGGATTGCTGTTCAGGTTGCTTCAATGAAGAACGGTGTAAACAGCGCCAGGAGATCACTTGAGATGGTATATAACTCAATTCGACTGGCACTTGGGACTGATGTAAACACAGAAATTGAGTTGGTCCAGGGAGTTGAAGAACTTCTCAGCGTGGATGATGCAGTAGCATTGCTGGACACTGAGTTTATGCTTGGCAATAACTACAATTATCAATTGCTTGAGGTTAGTACTAAGTTGTCGGAAAAGCAGGTTGCCCTCAAGAAATGGGCCTTTGCTCCTTCACTGACTACCTATTATTCATTTACAAAGAAGAAAATCTTTTCAGACGAGTTCTCTTTTGATATGACCCCCCCTAATGCATTGGGAGTAAGTCTGTCAATTCCTATCTTCTCAAGCTGGAGCAGAATGAAGGCAGTGGATGAAGCACGCCTTAACCTTGAGAAGCAAAGGAACACATTCGACGCTACACGCGAGGCTCTGATTATTCAACACAAGCAGTTGGCCTATAATCTGACCTCTAACTTTGAGAACTATGAAACACAGAAGGAAAACCTTGTTGTGGTTCAACGTGTTTTCGATAACGTTACAAAGAAGTATGAACAAGGCATGGCTTCAAGCCTTGATCTGACCTCTTCGGGTACCGAACTTGTTACAGCTCAAAGCACCTATGTACAGGCGTTGCTGAATCTTGTAACAGCTCAAATAGAACTTGAAAATCTGCTCAACAATAGAAAATAA
- a CDS encoding YeiH family protein, with translation MSNNATRKPAWVIGEDWASVVAGFLIIALILLASYNIQTPSFAGKAGWGDFNTLLDGLFSSKQANATSATFGLFLVISVIGLILSGKSLKNYFWGFLAIFVLTLIAQIVSSFTGFKNFGLETVLFSLVIGLLISNLFNLPEWLRSALNTELYVKIGLVLLGATILFGDILTAGGYGILQAVVVVFGVWYFAFWIAKKLKVDDEYATMLASAVSICGVSAAIATAGAINGDKKKLSMVVSLVLIVAIPMMIFMPIIAKWIGLSEAVTGAWLGGTIDTTGAVVGAGTIAGEDGLKYATIIKFSQNVLLGVAAFAISIFWAYRNKRGEKRERVSLSILWERFPKFVLGFMLVSLFYSFILSPELTKSSGSLLKSFCNFWFALAFISIGLETRFSDFKAADNKGPVYAFLAAQGFNIILTLVVAYVIFGIIAA, from the coding sequence ATGAGTAACAATGCTACCAGAAAACCGGCCTGGGTTATTGGCGAAGACTGGGCTTCGGTTGTTGCAGGATTTCTAATCATCGCTCTTATTCTGTTGGCCAGCTACAATATTCAGACCCCATCCTTTGCAGGAAAGGCCGGTTGGGGGGATTTTAACACTTTGTTGGATGGTTTGTTTTCAAGCAAGCAAGCCAATGCCACATCAGCCACTTTTGGTCTATTCCTGGTAATCTCTGTTATCGGATTGATCCTGAGCGGCAAATCTCTCAAGAATTATTTCTGGGGCTTCCTGGCGATATTCGTACTTACACTGATTGCCCAGATAGTATCTTCTTTTACGGGCTTTAAGAACTTTGGGCTGGAAACAGTACTCTTCTCACTGGTAATCGGTTTGTTGATTAGTAATCTGTTTAACCTGCCTGAATGGTTGCGTTCAGCTTTGAATACCGAACTGTATGTTAAGATTGGTCTGGTTCTCCTGGGTGCTACCATTCTCTTTGGTGATATCCTTACTGCAGGTGGTTATGGAATATTGCAGGCTGTTGTAGTTGTTTTCGGTGTATGGTATTTTGCTTTCTGGATTGCTAAAAAACTTAAGGTTGACGACGAGTATGCAACAATGCTTGCAAGTGCCGTTTCAATTTGTGGTGTGTCAGCAGCAATTGCAACAGCCGGAGCTATCAACGGTGACAAAAAGAAACTCTCAATGGTAGTTTCTCTAGTACTTATCGTTGCCATCCCTATGATGATATTTATGCCAATTATTGCCAAGTGGATTGGACTGTCTGAAGCAGTTACCGGAGCATGGCTTGGTGGTACCATCGACACAACAGGTGCTGTGGTTGGTGCCGGTACTATCGCAGGTGAAGATGGTCTGAAATATGCTACCATCATTAAGTTCTCGCAAAACGTACTACTCGGTGTTGCAGCTTTTGCAATATCTATTTTCTGGGCTTATCGCAACAAGAGGGGTGAAAAACGCGAAAGAGTTTCTCTTTCAATCCTATGGGAACGTTTCCCAAAGTTCGTACTCGGCTTTATGCTTGTATCTCTATTTTATTCATTCATATTGAGTCCTGAATTAACCAAATCATCAGGTTCTCTACTAAAGTCATTCTGTAACTTCTGGTTTGCTCTTGCCTTTATTAGCATTGGTCTTGAAACCAGGTTTTCTGACTTCAAGGCGGCTGATAATAAAGGTCCGGTTTATGCCTTCCTGGCTGCACAAGGATTCAATATTATCCTGACCCTCGTAGTTGCTTATGTAATCTTTGGAATTATAGCTGCATAA
- a CDS encoding sensor histidine kinase, whose protein sequence is MFSLKSILKVLAAYAIWIFLFLFYFSIGAQFNYIRGLYQALTATSLQFTAYYINLKILLPKYYDRDYRKYRFYASILILILSSAGALFELLYNEILPEYVVFESAIWKSAIFSFIFSVVAFWASITTYLIGRQEKINLEIEALKREKAESELKFLKTQINPHFLFNALNNIYSMAYTGDSSTPEKITMLSDMLRYVLYDCESDYISLYKEIDYISSFLEFQQLKTEERQDIEFNLGPFEDNYQIAPMLLVGFVENAFKHSKIEKDRNGFVKIYLWQNPTKFYFSVENSVPEVLLPLGSNTARSGGIGIENAKSRLALMYPDRHQLEIASSENYHKVVLELYK, encoded by the coding sequence ATGTTCTCACTAAAATCGATACTAAAAGTCCTAGCTGCCTATGCAATCTGGATCTTTCTGTTCCTGTTCTATTTTTCAATAGGAGCTCAATTCAACTATATCAGGGGTCTCTATCAGGCCCTGACTGCCACATCGCTGCAATTTACAGCCTATTATATCAATCTAAAAATACTTCTGCCTAAATATTACGACAGAGATTACAGGAAATACCGCTTTTATGCTTCCATTCTGATCCTGATTCTATCCTCGGCAGGTGCTCTCTTCGAATTACTCTACAATGAAATACTCCCGGAATATGTTGTATTCGAATCAGCCATATGGAAGTCCGCTATATTCTCATTTATATTTTCTGTGGTTGCCTTCTGGGCCAGTATCACCACCTACCTTATCGGAAGACAGGAAAAAATCAATCTTGAAATAGAGGCTCTCAAAAGGGAAAAGGCTGAAAGCGAACTCAAATTTCTCAAGACCCAGATCAATCCCCACTTCCTCTTTAATGCCCTCAACAATATCTATTCCATGGCATACACGGGTGATAGTTCAACACCCGAGAAGATAACCATGCTGTCGGATATGCTACGCTACGTCCTTTACGACTGCGAATCCGACTATATCTCACTATACAAGGAAATCGACTACATATCCAGCTTTCTTGAATTTCAGCAACTTAAGACTGAAGAGAGGCAGGATATCGAGTTCAACCTGGGTCCTTTCGAAGACAACTACCAGATAGCTCCTATGCTGCTTGTGGGCTTTGTCGAAAATGCTTTTAAACACAGCAAAATAGAAAAGGACCGCAATGGATTCGTGAAGATTTATCTGTGGCAAAACCCCACAAAGTTTTATTTTAGTGTGGAAAATAGTGTCCCTGAAGTATTGCTGCCTCTGGGCAGCAATACAGCCAGGTCTGGCGGAATAGGTATTGAGAATGCAAAGAGTAGGCTTGCTCTTATGTACCCAGACAGGCATCAGCTTGAGATTGCCAGTTCGGAAAACTACCACAAGGTGGTACTTGAACTGTATAAATAA
- a CDS encoding patatin-like phospholipase family protein: MGILDWFKRKEEAEPLEFGIALSGGSARGFAHIGVLKALEEEGIEPEIISGTSMGSLIGVLYAAGLKPDEIREIVIKEPILKLVRPAWGKHGFFKVSELRKILEKYIPADDFSVLKKPFCLAVSNINKGQKEIVSEGPLFEFVMASCAVPIIFAPQIINGTTYIDGGLYDNLPADAIRDLCKTLIGVHVNYIGEEDSFNGILDIAGRAFSLSIGENVRAAMAMCDYLIDPPELKNFSFWDYDKAAAIIDVGYSYAKQRLAQEKPSQALQRQ, from the coding sequence ATGGGTATACTGGACTGGTTTAAAAGAAAGGAAGAGGCCGAACCTCTTGAATTCGGTATTGCCCTTAGCGGAGGCAGTGCAAGGGGTTTTGCCCATATCGGTGTGCTCAAGGCACTGGAAGAGGAAGGTATTGAACCTGAGATAATATCCGGGACCAGTATGGGCTCGCTTATCGGGGTGTTGTATGCTGCCGGACTTAAGCCTGATGAGATACGTGAAATCGTAATCAAGGAGCCCATACTCAAACTGGTACGCCCGGCCTGGGGCAAGCACGGGTTCTTCAAGGTTAGCGAACTCCGTAAGATTCTTGAAAAGTACATCCCTGCCGATGACTTCTCAGTTCTCAAAAAGCCTTTCTGCCTGGCCGTCTCCAACATCAACAAGGGACAAAAAGAGATAGTCAGCGAGGGCCCGCTTTTCGAGTTTGTCATGGCCTCGTGTGCAGTGCCCATAATCTTTGCACCACAGATCATCAACGGGACCACTTACATTGACGGTGGACTATACGACAACCTCCCGGCTGATGCCATCAGAGACCTATGCAAGACCTTGATAGGTGTACATGTCAACTACATCGGGGAAGAGGATTCTTTCAACGGTATACTGGATATTGCGGGCAGAGCCTTCAGTTTAAGTATAGGTGAAAATGTCAGGGCTGCAATGGCCATGTGTGACTACCTCATTGATCCACCGGAACTAAAGAATTTCTCTTTCTGGGACTACGACAAGGCAGCAGCTATTATTGACGTGGGATATAGCTACGCAAAGCAGAGGCTTGCGCAGGAAAAACCATCTCAGGCCCTTCAAAGACAGTAA